A window from Pseudomonas sp. MRSN 12121 encodes these proteins:
- a CDS encoding CsbD family protein yields the protein MGSTADKAKGLANEAIGNIKQGIGKATDNTRLETEGKIQEKKGEAQQAVGKAKDAVKKTIDKA from the coding sequence ATGGGCAGCACAGCGGACAAGGCAAAAGGTCTGGCCAACGAGGCCATCGGCAATATCAAGCAGGGGATCGGCAAGGCCACCGACAACACCCGGCTGGAAACCGAAGGCAAGATCCAGGAAAAGAAAGGCGAAGCCCAGCAAGCTGTCGGCAAGGCCAAGGACGCGGTGAAAAAGACGATCGACAAGGCGTGA
- a CDS encoding YihY/virulence factor BrkB family protein translates to MIFPDLKGLPLHRVLVRTVTEFIDDEMSTYASALAYQMLFSLFPFILFLIALIGFLHLPDFFSWLRLQSELVLPPQALEQVNPVIDQLQQSKGGLLSVGIVIALYTASAGVRLMMSAMNAAYDVVEKRPLWKRFPLSIFYTVGIAGMLLVAAALMVLGPQVMGWIASQVGLEDFIVTVWTILRWPVIVILMMVAVALIYYVMPDVKQEFRFITPGSVLAVMVWIVASLGFAFYVKTFANYNAMYGSIGAIIVLLLYFYISSAVLLLGAEMNAVIEHMSSEGKNPGERVAGEHDEPKHHVSGLGRDHSLKPTTDEA, encoded by the coding sequence ATGATTTTTCCCGATTTGAAAGGCCTGCCCCTGCATCGGGTGCTGGTGCGCACGGTCACCGAGTTCATCGACGACGAAATGTCGACCTACGCTTCGGCGCTGGCCTATCAGATGCTGTTCTCGCTGTTCCCCTTCATCCTGTTCCTGATCGCCCTGATCGGCTTCCTGCACCTGCCGGATTTCTTCTCCTGGTTGCGCCTGCAATCGGAACTGGTGTTGCCGCCTCAGGCGCTGGAGCAGGTCAACCCGGTGATCGACCAGTTGCAGCAATCCAAGGGCGGGCTGCTTTCGGTGGGTATCGTGATTGCGCTGTACACCGCCTCGGCCGGCGTGCGGCTGATGATGAGCGCGATGAACGCCGCCTACGACGTGGTGGAGAAGCGCCCGCTGTGGAAGCGTTTCCCGCTGTCGATTTTCTACACCGTGGGCATCGCCGGCATGCTGCTGGTGGCCGCGGCCCTGATGGTGCTCGGGCCGCAGGTAATGGGCTGGATCGCCTCGCAGGTCGGCCTGGAAGACTTCATCGTCACGGTCTGGACCATCCTGCGCTGGCCGGTGATCGTGATCCTGATGATGGTCGCCGTGGCCCTGATCTATTACGTGATGCCCGACGTGAAGCAGGAATTCCGCTTCATCACCCCGGGCTCGGTGCTGGCGGTGATGGTGTGGATCGTCGCCTCGCTGGGCTTCGCTTTCTACGTCAAGACCTTTGCCAACTACAACGCCATGTATGGCAGTATCGGGGCGATCATCGTCCTGCTGCTGTACTTCTACATTTCCTCGGCGGTGCTGTTGCTGGGGGCGGAAATGAATGCGGTGATCGAGCACATGTCGAGCGAAGGCAAGAACCCTGGAGAAAGGGTGGCCGGCGAGCACGACGAACCCAAACACCACGTATCGGGACTGGGCCGGGACCACTCGCTCAAGCCGACCACTGACGAAGCCTGA
- a CDS encoding fatty acid desaturase, whose protein sequence is MAHYFDPLHREEIDTLRQSFTARTEWPTWLLLVGTSASWFAVLLASPWLGLWPSTLLLIPILVLWLSVQHELLHGHPTRWLWLNKVLGYAPFAVWYPYTLYRDSHLRHHRDEDLTLPGLDPESRYLGQRHWHSRSWFERGLHWLNKTLLGRLLLGAPLALLALAREEALRLRQGQRQAWLMWLTHGALTLLMLAFIARYSVLPVWHYLLLVSVPALSVAMLRSYYEHRPHARVEQRTVINEAAWPWTWLFLHLNLHLVHHDQPGLPWYCLPRAYRQRREQWQARSGGFVVQGYGQLLRRHAVKPIDSPEHPFAL, encoded by the coding sequence ATGGCCCATTATTTTGACCCGCTGCACCGCGAAGAAATCGACACCCTGCGCCAGAGCTTTACCGCCCGCACCGAATGGCCCACCTGGCTATTGCTGGTCGGCACCAGCGCCAGCTGGTTCGCCGTACTCCTGGCCAGCCCGTGGCTGGGGCTCTGGCCGAGCACCCTGTTGCTGATCCCGATCCTGGTGCTGTGGCTGTCGGTGCAGCATGAGCTGCTGCACGGTCATCCCACCCGCTGGTTGTGGCTGAACAAGGTGCTGGGCTACGCGCCCTTCGCCGTCTGGTATCCCTACACCCTGTACCGCGACAGTCATCTGCGGCATCACCGCGACGAAGACCTGACCCTGCCCGGCCTCGACCCGGAAAGCCGCTACCTGGGCCAGCGGCACTGGCACAGCCGCTCGTGGTTCGAGCGGGGCCTGCACTGGCTGAACAAGACCCTGCTGGGGCGCCTGCTGCTCGGCGCGCCCCTGGCCCTGCTGGCGCTGGCACGGGAGGAGGCCCTGCGCCTGCGCCAAGGGCAGCGCCAGGCCTGGCTGATGTGGCTGACCCACGGCGCGCTGACCCTGCTGATGCTGGCGTTCATCGCGCGCTACAGTGTGTTGCCGGTCTGGCATTACCTGCTGCTGGTGAGTGTGCCGGCGTTGTCGGTGGCGATGCTCCGCTCCTATTACGAACACCGGCCCCATGCCCGGGTGGAGCAGCGCACGGTCATCAACGAGGCGGCCTGGCCCTGGACCTGGCTGTTCCTGCACCTCAACCTGCACCTGGTGCACCATGACCAGCCGGGCCTGCCCTGGTATTGCCTGCCGCGCGCCTATCGCCAGCGCCGCGAACAATGGCAGGCGCGCAGCGGCGGCTTTGTGGTGCAAGGTTATGGCCAGTTGCTGCGGCGCCATGCCGTGAAGCCGATCGACAGCCCCGAACACCCCTTTGCCCTCTAA
- a CDS encoding alpha/beta hydrolase has product MIHHSFWLTASDRSQLFVNQWLPQAPLKAVVLLAHGMAEHSGRYARLAAALCDEDYGVYALDQRGHGKTAEHGVLGHFADDDGWCKVVGDLASLNQHIGQQHPDTPIVLLGHSMGSYIAQAYLLHHSASLDGAILSGSNFQPVALYRAARQIARFERWRQGPLGRSALIEWLSFGSFNKAFKPNRTAFDWLSRDPAEVDKYVHDPLCGFRCTNQLWLDLLGGLQQISKTGNLAQIDPGLPLLVIGGECDPVSDGKRLKDLAGALREAGSQCLQLTIYPQARHELFNESNRDEVTADLLAWLSQALEHRRPPKTE; this is encoded by the coding sequence ATGATCCACCACTCTTTCTGGCTGACCGCGAGCGACCGTAGCCAGCTCTTCGTCAACCAGTGGCTGCCGCAGGCTCCGCTCAAGGCCGTGGTCCTCCTGGCCCACGGCATGGCCGAGCACAGCGGGCGCTACGCCAGGCTGGCGGCGGCGCTGTGCGACGAAGACTACGGCGTCTATGCGCTGGACCAGCGCGGCCACGGCAAGACCGCCGAGCACGGGGTACTCGGACACTTCGCCGACGATGACGGCTGGTGCAAGGTGGTCGGCGACCTGGCCAGCCTCAATCAGCACATCGGCCAGCAGCACCCGGACACGCCGATCGTGCTGCTGGGCCACAGCATGGGCAGCTACATCGCCCAGGCCTACCTGCTGCACCACAGCGCCAGCCTCGACGGGGCGATCCTCAGCGGCTCGAATTTCCAGCCGGTGGCGCTGTACCGCGCCGCCCGCCAGATCGCCCGCTTCGAACGCTGGCGCCAGGGCCCCCTGGGCCGCAGCGCCCTGATCGAATGGCTGTCCTTCGGTTCGTTCAACAAGGCCTTCAAGCCCAACCGCACGGCGTTCGACTGGCTCAGCCGCGACCCGGCCGAAGTCGACAAATACGTCCACGACCCGCTCTGCGGCTTTCGCTGCACCAACCAGCTGTGGCTCGACCTGCTGGGCGGCCTGCAACAGATCAGCAAGACCGGTAACCTGGCCCAGATCGATCCGGGCCTGCCGTTGCTGGTGATCGGCGGTGAATGTGATCCGGTGAGCGACGGCAAACGTCTCAAGGATCTGGCCGGCGCCCTGCGCGAAGCCGGCAGCCAGTGCCTGCAACTCACTATCTACCCGCAGGCGCGGCACGAATTATTCAATGAGAGCAACCGCGACGAAGTGACGGCGGACCTGCTGGCCTGGCTAAGCCAGGCCCTGGAACACCGCCGGCCGCCGAAAACCGAGTGA
- the fadD2 gene encoding long-chain-fatty-acid--CoA ligase FadD2, which produces MQPDFWNDKRPAGVPVDIDLGAYESVIEVFERSCKKFADRPAFSNMGVTMTYAELERHSAAFAGYLQSHTDLAPGDRIAVQMPNVLHYPIAVFGALRAGLIVVNTNPLYTTREMRHQFKDSGARALVYMNLFGQKVEQVLADTDIQYLIEAKMGDLMPSAKGWLVNTLVDKVKKMVPAYRLPQAIAFKSTLRLGRGQPIRPLSAGLDDVAVLQYTGGTTGLAKGAMLTHGNLVANMQQARACLGQLGADGQPLLREGQEVMIAPLPLYHIYAFTANCMCMMVTGNHNVLITNPRDIGGFIKELKKWRFSALLGLNTLFVALMDHPEFKTLDFSSLKLTNSGGTALVKATAERWAQLTGCRITEGYGLTETSPVACTNPYGDQSRLGTVGLPVPGTTLKVIDDAGVEQPLGARGELCIKGPQIMKGYWQKPEATAEVLDAEGWFKSGDIAVIDPDGFVRIVDRKKDMIIVSGFNVYPNEIEDVVMAHPKVANCAVIGVPDERSGEAVKLFVVARESGVSLEELKAYCKENFTGYKVPKHIVLRDSLPMTPVGKILRRELRDIA; this is translated from the coding sequence ATGCAGCCTGATTTCTGGAATGACAAACGCCCCGCCGGAGTACCTGTCGACATCGACCTGGGTGCCTATGAATCGGTGATCGAGGTGTTCGAGCGTTCCTGCAAGAAGTTCGCCGACCGCCCGGCCTTCAGCAACATGGGCGTGACCATGACCTACGCCGAGCTGGAGCGCCACAGCGCTGCCTTTGCCGGCTACCTGCAGAGCCACACCGACCTGGCGCCCGGCGACCGCATCGCGGTGCAGATGCCCAACGTCCTGCATTACCCGATCGCCGTGTTCGGCGCCTTGCGCGCCGGTTTGATCGTGGTCAACACCAACCCGCTGTACACCACCCGGGAAATGCGCCACCAGTTCAAGGATTCCGGCGCGCGGGCCCTGGTGTACATGAACCTGTTCGGGCAGAAGGTCGAGCAAGTGCTGGCCGATACCGACATCCAGTACCTGATCGAGGCGAAGATGGGCGACCTGATGCCGTCCGCCAAGGGCTGGCTGGTCAATACCCTGGTCGACAAGGTGAAGAAGATGGTGCCGGCCTACCGGCTGCCCCAGGCGATTGCCTTCAAGAGCACCTTGCGCCTTGGCCGTGGCCAGCCGATCAGGCCGCTGAGTGCCGGTCTCGACGACGTCGCCGTGCTGCAATACACCGGCGGCACCACGGGGCTGGCCAAGGGCGCGATGCTGACCCACGGCAACCTGGTGGCCAACATGCAGCAGGCCCGCGCCTGCCTCGGCCAGTTGGGCGCCGATGGCCAGCCGCTGCTGCGCGAGGGCCAGGAAGTGATGATCGCGCCGCTGCCGCTGTACCACATCTATGCCTTCACGGCGAACTGCATGTGCATGATGGTCACCGGCAACCACAACGTGCTGATCACCAACCCGCGGGACATCGGCGGTTTCATCAAGGAGTTGAAGAAGTGGCGTTTCTCGGCGCTGCTGGGGCTCAACACCCTGTTCGTGGCGCTGATGGATCATCCCGAGTTCAAGACCCTGGATTTCTCCAGCCTCAAGCTCACCAACTCCGGCGGCACGGCGCTGGTCAAGGCCACCGCCGAGCGCTGGGCGCAACTGACCGGCTGCCGCATTACCGAAGGCTACGGCCTGACCGAGACTTCGCCGGTGGCCTGCACCAATCCCTACGGCGACCAGTCGCGGCTGGGCACGGTGGGGTTGCCGGTGCCGGGCACCACGCTCAAGGTCATCGACGATGCGGGCGTCGAGCAGCCGCTGGGGGCGCGCGGCGAGCTGTGCATCAAGGGCCCGCAGATCATGAAGGGCTACTGGCAGAAGCCGGAAGCCACCGCCGAGGTGCTGGATGCCGAGGGCTGGTTCAAGTCCGGGGATATCGCGGTGATTGATCCCGACGGCTTCGTGCGCATCGTCGATCGCAAGAAAGACATGATCATCGTCTCGGGTTTCAACGTGTACCCCAATGAAATCGAGGACGTGGTGATGGCCCATCCGAAAGTCGCCAACTGCGCGGTGATCGGGGTGCCGGACGAGCGTTCGGGGGAGGCGGTGAAGCTGTTCGTGGTGGCGCGCGAATCGGGAGTCAGCCTCGAGGAACTCAAGGCCTACTGCAAGGAAAACTTCACCGGCTACAAGGTGCCCAAGCACATCGTGCTGCGCGACTCGTTGCCGATGACTCCGGTCGGCAAGATCCTGCGCCGGGAGCTGCGCGACATCGCCTGA
- a CDS encoding class I SAM-dependent methyltransferase — MKPTLLALTLLPALLLPALAQAADTAVSPRQYAEVLAGDWRAPQNSARDRYRHPQQTLQFFGLKADQKLIEITPGAGWYSEVLAPLLKERGQYIAALQAPASGEYFQKSADSLKQKFAADPARYAKAQVVEFDPQAPVLGQADSADAVLTFRNVHNWVLADTAPAMFQAFFSVLKPGGVLGVVDHRAKDGASLEDIRHSGYLTTAYVVKLATDAGFVLDGQSEINANPRDTKDYAQGVWTLPPTLKLGDEDKARYLAIGESDRMTLRFVKPGK; from the coding sequence ATGAAACCGACCCTTCTGGCCCTCACCCTGCTACCTGCCCTGCTGCTCCCGGCCCTGGCCCAGGCCGCCGACACTGCGGTATCGCCCCGGCAGTACGCCGAAGTCCTGGCCGGCGACTGGCGAGCCCCGCAGAACAGCGCCCGCGACCGCTATCGTCACCCGCAGCAGACCTTGCAGTTCTTCGGTCTCAAGGCCGACCAGAAGCTGATCGAAATCACCCCCGGCGCCGGCTGGTACAGTGAAGTGCTCGCCCCGCTGCTCAAGGAGCGCGGGCAATACATCGCCGCGCTCCAGGCCCCGGCCAGCGGCGAATATTTCCAGAAATCGGCGGACAGCCTGAAACAGAAATTCGCCGCCGACCCGGCTCGCTACGCCAAGGCCCAGGTAGTCGAATTCGATCCCCAGGCGCCGGTACTGGGCCAGGCCGACTCGGCGGACGCCGTGCTGACCTTTCGCAACGTGCATAACTGGGTGCTGGCCGACACCGCGCCGGCCATGTTCCAGGCGTTCTTCAGCGTGCTGAAACCGGGCGGCGTGCTAGGCGTGGTGGACCATCGCGCCAAGGATGGCGCCTCGCTGGAAGACATCAGGCACAGCGGCTACCTGACCACCGCCTATGTGGTGAAACTGGCGACCGATGCCGGGTTCGTGCTCGATGGGCAAAGCGAGATCAACGCCAACCCGCGGGACACCAAGGACTATGCGCAAGGCGTCTGGACCCTGCCGCCGACACTCAAGCTGGGCGACGAGGACAAGGCCAGGTACCTGGCAATCGGCGAGTCGGACCGGATGACGCTGCGCTTCGTGAAGCCAGGGAAATGA
- a CDS encoding GNAT family N-acetyltransferase has protein sequence MPSPDYLLLADSLRPLLNKFYRAHQSPMRAGEGELWVAKQDTIIAGLSLTPVAQGHWLTGLFVAPSHRGQGIATTLVARARAQKSPAPLWLFCHPDLQALYARMGFVADPALPQALADRLARYRRSKNLIAMGMDPLA, from the coding sequence ATGCCCAGCCCCGACTACCTCCTGCTGGCCGACAGCCTGCGACCGCTGCTGAACAAGTTCTATCGTGCCCACCAGTCACCGATGCGCGCCGGCGAAGGCGAGCTGTGGGTTGCGAAACAGGACACGATCATCGCCGGCCTGAGCCTCACGCCCGTGGCCCAGGGGCATTGGCTGACCGGGCTGTTCGTCGCCCCGAGCCACCGTGGCCAGGGCATTGCCACGACCCTGGTCGCCCGCGCCCGGGCGCAAAAATCGCCAGCCCCGCTGTGGCTGTTCTGCCACCCGGACCTGCAAGCCCTGTACGCACGCATGGGTTTCGTCGCGGATCCCGCCCTGCCCCAGGCCCTGGCCGATCGCCTGGCGCGTTATCGCCGGAGCAAGAACCTGATCGCCATGGGCATGGATCCATTGGCATAG
- a CDS encoding FecR domain-containing protein, with protein MSQEPTQRLIDDATRWWVLMNSGQASEAEHRAYQRWRSEDPRHEQLCRQLETRLGVFQVPIAQGIDGQLLQRALNAPGSRRKVLQRALLGAGVMLGAGALLSQHGLPMAELTADLRTGTGQRQSLTLPDGSQLRLNARSAANIDFDPQRRVVQLLEGEMLLSLARDPARPFFLQTAQVRVQASGSRLLLRERDGQGQATALDGPLDIAGHGGERLQLLGGHEVAYDAFHFGPVHPSRSSATAWVDGLLELRDTPLSEVVEALRPYRRGVLRLDPAIAGLRVSGLFRLDNPQQILDSLARTLPIRITRHTELWVTLSAA; from the coding sequence ATGAGCCAGGAACCCACGCAACGCCTGATCGACGACGCCACCCGTTGGTGGGTGCTGATGAATTCGGGGCAGGCCAGCGAGGCCGAGCACCGTGCCTACCAGCGTTGGCGCAGCGAAGACCCGCGCCACGAGCAACTGTGCCGGCAACTGGAGACCCGCCTGGGGGTGTTCCAGGTGCCGATCGCCCAGGGCATCGACGGCCAGCTGTTGCAACGCGCGCTGAACGCCCCCGGCAGCCGGCGCAAAGTGCTGCAACGGGCCTTGCTCGGCGCCGGGGTGATGCTGGGGGCCGGCGCGCTGCTCAGCCAGCATGGCTTGCCCATGGCCGAGTTGACCGCGGACCTGCGCACCGGCACTGGCCAGCGCCAGTCGCTGACCCTGCCCGACGGCAGCCAGCTGCGCCTGAATGCGCGGAGCGCGGCGAACATCGACTTCGATCCGCAGCGGCGGGTCGTGCAGTTGCTGGAGGGCGAGATGCTGTTAAGCCTGGCCCGTGATCCGGCGCGCCCGTTTTTTCTGCAGACCGCCCAGGTGCGGGTCCAGGCCAGCGGCAGCCGCCTGCTGTTGCGCGAGCGTGACGGCCAGGGCCAGGCCACGGCGCTGGACGGCCCGCTGGACATCGCCGGGCACGGCGGTGAGCGCCTGCAATTGCTCGGCGGCCACGAAGTGGCCTACGACGCCTTCCATTTCGGCCCCGTGCACCCGAGCCGGAGCAGCGCCACAGCCTGGGTCGATGGCTTGCTGGAACTGCGCGACACGCCGCTGTCGGAGGTGGTCGAAGCGCTGCGGCCGTATCGACGCGGGGTCTTGCGCCTGGACCCGGCCATCGCCGGGTTGCGGGTCAGCGGCCTGTTCCGCCTGGACAACCCGCAGCAGATCCTCGACAGCCTGGCCCGCACCCTGCCCATCCGTATCACCCGCCACACCGAGCTGTGGGTGACCCTGAGTGCCGCGTGA
- the fadD1 gene encoding long-chain-fatty-acid--CoA ligase FadD1: MIEDFWKDKYPAGIAAEINPDEYPNIQAVLKQSCQRFANKPAFSNLGKTLTYGELYELSGAFAAYLQQHTDLQPGDRIAVQLPNVLQYPVAVFGAIRAGLIVVNTNPLYTAREMEHQFNDSGAKALVCLANMAHLAEAVVPKTGVKHVIVTEVADLLPPLKRLLINSVIKYVKKMVPAYHLPKAVKFNDVLSKGHGQPVKEANPASSDVAVLQYTGGTTGVAKGAMLTHRNLVSNMLQCRALMAANLNQGCEILITPLPLYHIYAFTFHCMAMMLSGNHNILISNPRDLPAMVKELSKWKFSGFVGLNTLFVALCNNEAFRKLDFSALKVTLSGGMALQLAAAERWKDVTGCPICEGYGMTETSPVATVNPGQNIQIGTIGIPVPSTLCRIIDDAGNELPLGEVGELCVKGPQVMKGYWQRQDATDEVMSDGWLKTGDIALIQPDGYIRIVDRKKDMILVSGFNVYPNELEDVLTTLPGVLQCAAIGVPDEKSGEAIKIFIVVKPGVTLTKEQVMEHMRANVTGYKVPKAVEFRDALPTTNVGKILRRELRDEELKKLGVKK; this comes from the coding sequence ATGATCGAAGACTTTTGGAAGGATAAATACCCAGCTGGGATTGCTGCCGAAATCAATCCCGACGAGTATCCGAACATTCAGGCAGTGTTGAAGCAGTCCTGCCAACGCTTTGCCAACAAGCCGGCCTTTAGCAACCTCGGCAAGACACTCACCTACGGTGAGCTGTACGAACTGTCTGGTGCTTTCGCCGCGTATCTGCAACAGCATACCGATTTGCAGCCCGGCGATCGAATCGCCGTGCAACTGCCCAACGTCCTGCAGTACCCGGTCGCGGTATTCGGCGCCATCCGCGCTGGGCTGATCGTGGTCAACACCAACCCGCTGTACACCGCGCGGGAAATGGAGCACCAGTTCAACGACTCCGGCGCCAAGGCCCTGGTCTGCCTGGCCAACATGGCGCACCTGGCCGAAGCCGTGGTGCCCAAGACCGGCGTCAAGCATGTGATCGTCACCGAAGTGGCGGACCTGCTGCCGCCGCTCAAGCGCCTGCTGATCAACAGTGTCATCAAGTACGTGAAGAAGATGGTGCCGGCCTATCACCTGCCCAAGGCCGTCAAGTTCAACGACGTGCTGAGCAAGGGCCATGGCCAGCCGGTCAAGGAGGCCAACCCGGCCAGCAGCGATGTGGCCGTGCTGCAATACACCGGTGGCACCACCGGCGTGGCCAAGGGTGCGATGCTGACCCACCGCAACCTGGTGTCGAACATGCTGCAGTGCCGGGCGCTGATGGCTGCCAACCTCAATCAAGGTTGCGAGATCCTGATCACGCCGCTGCCGCTGTACCACATCTATGCCTTCACCTTTCATTGCATGGCGATGATGCTGAGCGGCAACCACAACATCCTGATCAGCAACCCGCGCGACCTGCCGGCGATGGTCAAGGAACTGTCGAAGTGGAAGTTCAGCGGCTTTGTCGGCCTCAACACCCTGTTCGTCGCTCTGTGCAACAACGAAGCCTTCCGCAAGCTGGATTTTTCGGCGCTGAAAGTCACCCTGTCTGGCGGCATGGCGCTGCAACTGGCGGCGGCCGAGCGCTGGAAAGACGTGACCGGCTGCCCGATCTGCGAAGGTTACGGCATGACCGAAACCAGCCCGGTGGCTACCGTCAACCCGGGCCAGAACATCCAGATCGGCACCATCGGCATCCCGGTGCCGTCGACCCTGTGCCGGATCATCGACGATGCCGGCAACGAGCTGCCGCTGGGCGAAGTCGGCGAGCTGTGCGTCAAGGGGCCGCAAGTGATGAAGGGCTACTGGCAGCGCCAGGACGCCACCGATGAAGTGATGAGCGACGGCTGGCTGAAAACCGGCGATATCGCGCTGATCCAGCCCGACGGCTACATCCGTATCGTCGACCGCAAGAAAGACATGATCCTGGTCTCCGGTTTCAACGTGTACCCCAACGAGCTGGAAGATGTGCTGACCACCCTGCCGGGCGTGTTGCAGTGCGCGGCCATCGGCGTGCCGGACGAGAAATCGGGCGAGGCGATCAAGATCTTCATCGTGGTCAAGCCGGGCGTGACCCTGACCAAGGAGCAGGTGATGGAGCACATGCGCGCCAATGTCACCGGCTACAAGGTGCCCAAGGCCGTGGAATTCCGCGATGCGCTGCCGACCACCAACGTCGGCAAGATCCTGCGCCGCGAGCTGCGCGACGAGGAACTGAAGAAGCTGGGCGTGAAGAAGTAA
- a CDS encoding sigma-70 family RNA polymerase sigma factor yields the protein MSGADTTHSDYVGGLFRSHYDWLCGRLRSHLHASSEAGASAEDIAADTFVQLLSRPEGAPIRQPRALLTTISQRLMYQLWRRRDLERAYLDALQHEADSVPPSPQDLAQMLEALEAIDRLLDGLPAKVKATFLLSQVNGLTYPQIAEQLGISQRSVSDYMTRVAQRCLRLDLD from the coding sequence ATGTCCGGCGCCGACACGACTCACAGCGACTATGTGGGCGGCTTGTTCCGCAGTCATTACGACTGGCTGTGCGGCCGCCTGCGCAGTCACCTGCACGCCTCTTCGGAGGCTGGCGCCAGCGCCGAAGACATCGCCGCCGACACCTTCGTCCAGTTGCTGAGCAGGCCCGAGGGGGCGCCGATCCGCCAGCCGCGGGCCTTGCTGACGACCATTTCGCAACGCCTGATGTACCAGCTGTGGCGCCGGCGCGACCTGGAGCGAGCCTACCTCGATGCCTTGCAGCACGAGGCCGACAGCGTGCCGCCGTCGCCTCAGGACCTGGCGCAGATGCTCGAGGCGCTGGAAGCCATCGACCGCCTGCTCGACGGCCTGCCGGCCAAGGTCAAGGCGACCTTCCTGCTGTCCCAGGTCAACGGCCTGACCTACCCGCAGATCGCCGAGCAACTGGGGATCTCGCAACGTTCGGTCAGCGACTACATGACCCGGGTCGCCCAGCGTTGCCTGCGCCTGGACCTGGACTGA
- a CDS encoding phosphate/phosphite/phosphonate ABC transporter substrate-binding protein, giving the protein MTAGYAELLMYVAPEPVRQANEQWLAAILQRLGQSRLDASGLDLMQLWLAPDLLLTQTCGYPLMTTLRGKVSVIGRPCYELPDASAGQHCSLLLGRASDPRQTLSALRGSRGVINGEDSNSGMNLLRQRLAPLQRDGRFFASVGISGSHRQSLRWLRERQADLAAVDSVTFAYLARHAEEEVAGLRVIARSATSPTLPYIGVAGLEDEQVERIRAAMNAALAVLPAVAETLGLREVLPAAEADYQVLLDYQREAQNLGYAHLR; this is encoded by the coding sequence ATGACGGCCGGTTATGCCGAACTCTTGATGTACGTCGCCCCCGAGCCGGTGCGCCAGGCCAATGAACAGTGGCTGGCGGCGATCCTGCAACGCCTCGGCCAGAGCCGGCTCGACGCCAGCGGCCTGGACCTGATGCAGCTGTGGCTGGCGCCGGACCTGCTGCTGACCCAGACCTGCGGCTACCCGCTGATGACGACCCTGCGAGGCAAGGTCAGCGTTATTGGCCGGCCATGTTACGAGCTGCCGGACGCCAGCGCTGGCCAGCATTGCAGCCTGCTGCTGGGACGCGCCAGCGATCCGCGGCAGACCTTGTCCGCGCTGCGGGGCAGTCGCGGGGTGATCAACGGCGAAGACTCCAACAGCGGCATGAATCTGCTGCGCCAACGGCTCGCGCCGCTGCAACGCGACGGGCGGTTTTTCGCCAGTGTCGGCATCAGCGGCAGCCATCGGCAAAGCCTGCGCTGGCTGCGCGAAAGGCAGGCCGACCTGGCGGCCGTCGACAGCGTGACCTTCGCCTACCTGGCCCGGCATGCCGAAGAGGAGGTGGCCGGCCTGCGAGTGATCGCGCGCAGCGCCACCAGCCCGACCCTGCCTTATATCGGCGTCGCGGGCCTGGAAGACGAACAGGTCGAACGGATCCGCGCGGCGATGAACGCCGCGCTGGCGGTACTCCCCGCCGTGGCCGAAACCCTCGGGCTGCGCGAAGTGCTGCCGGCTGCCGAGGCGGACTACCAGGTCCTGCTCGACTACCAGCGCGAGGCGCAAAACCTGGGGTACGCCCACCTGCGCTGA
- the def gene encoding peptide deformylase has protein sequence MIREILRMGDPRLLRIAPPVPPEMFDSPELWQLIDDMFQTMESVGGVGLAAPQIGVDLQLVIFGFEHSERYPQAEAVPQTILINPLITPLSPVLEEGWEGCLSVPGLRGAVERYQHIRYEGLDPRGEPIVRVASGFHARVVQHECDHLIGRLYPSRITDFSKFGFTEVMFPDLDPNADD, from the coding sequence ATGATCCGTGAAATCCTCAGAATGGGCGACCCGCGCCTGCTGCGCATCGCGCCACCGGTGCCGCCCGAAATGTTCGACAGCCCCGAGCTGTGGCAATTGATCGACGACATGTTCCAGACCATGGAAAGCGTCGGCGGGGTCGGCCTGGCCGCGCCGCAGATCGGCGTCGACCTGCAATTGGTGATCTTCGGTTTCGAGCACAGCGAGCGTTATCCGCAAGCCGAGGCCGTGCCGCAGACGATCCTGATCAACCCGCTGATCACGCCCCTGAGCCCGGTGCTCGAAGAGGGCTGGGAAGGCTGCCTGTCGGTGCCGGGATTGCGGGGCGCGGTCGAGCGTTACCAGCACATTCGCTACGAAGGCCTCGACCCCAGGGGCGAGCCGATCGTGCGGGTCGCCTCGGGCTTCCATGCGCGGGTGGTGCAGCACGAATGCGACCATCTGATCGGTCGCCTGTACCCGTCGCGGATCACCGATTTCAGCAAGTTCGGCTTCACCGAGGTGATGTTCCCCGACCTCGATCCCAACGCCGACGACTGA